tatttataaaaacctgtttttttgctttgtcattatgggttattgtgtgtagattgaggggaataaataataaatacattttagaatgaggctgtaacgcaacaaaatgtggaacaagtcaaggggtctgaatactttacgaatgcactgtatatcaaaaGTTGGTAACACTTAATTTGTTTCTAAACTGACAGGCTACACTAGTCATAGGAGCATGTCACATGTATTACAGTAGGTGTGTTTTTAACTGCCTTATAGACGTTAAAAAAAAAACGGACGAGATGCTTAACAATACCTCTTCCTCCAAAGGGGCCCCTTCCAAACACATGTGGTCATTTCTGGGAGATGGTGTGGGAGCAGAGGACCATGGGAGTGGTGATGCTGAACCGTGTCATAGAGAAAGGATCTGTGAGTATTACCATTATTAgtagtatttaaaaaaatatatatgttagaATAATTATACGAGCCCCCTTTAACCACTATGGACCTCCAGTTGCAGAGTACTGCTCTGTTTTCGGTATAACGGGCTTGTTCACCCAAAATATCAATATTGTACTTATTCAATGTAAACATCccagtaaaatgtatgcacttatGAAATTTCGGACTATTTTTCAGGTGAAGTGTGCCCAGTACTGGCCGCCTAGAGAGGTGAGGGAGGCGGTTTTTGAAGACACAAATTTCAAGCTAACGCTTCTTTCAGAAGACatcaaatcctactacactgTCCGTCAGCTGGAGCTAGAAAATCTGTCGGTAAGATTCCTCTTCCTTTGTTGTGTAATCTTCTGTTCTACTCTTACATCCTATTATAATCTTAAATTGGGTACTAAGGCATAAAATGTACAGTGCCCTATTTACtgatctacactatatatacagaagtatgtgAACACActatcaaattagtggattcagctatttcatcctcacctgttgctgacaggtgtataaaatcgagcacacagccatgcaatctccatagacaaacattggcagtagaatggctttactgaagtgctcagtggccccggtcaactgtaagtgctgttattttgaggtgtaaacgtttaggagcaacaactgctcagccacaaagtggtcggacacaagctcacagaatgggaccgccgagtgctgaagcgcgtaaaatcgtctgtcctcagttaaaacactcactaccgagttccaaactgcctctggaagcaacgtcggcgcaagaactgttcgtctggagcttcatgaaatggatttccatggccgagcagtcgcacacaagcataagataaccatgcgcaatgccaagcgtcagctggagtggtgtaaatcttgctgccattggactctggagaagtggaaacacattctctgtagtgatgaatcactcaccatctggcagtccgatggacaaatctgggtttggcagatgccaggagaacgctacctgcccaatgcCAACTgaagtttggtagaggaggaataatggtctggggctgtttttcatggtttgggctaggccccttagttccagtgaagggaaatcttaaggctacagcatacaatgacattctagatcattctgtgcttcaaactttgtggcaacaggggaaggccctttcctgtttcagcatgaccatgcacaaagcgaggtccatacagaaatgttttgttgattggaCCTCAACACctttggatgaattggaaagccaaCTGTGAGccgggcctaatcgcccaacatcggtgccagacctcactaatgctcttgtggctgaatggaagcaagtccccgcagcaatgttccaacatctagtggaaagccttcccagaagagtggaggctgctgttgccacaaaggggggaccaactccatattaatgcctatgattttgaaatgagatgtttgaagcacaggtgtccacatacttttggtcatgtagttttatatttaagtgataattcccgagaagctggtgtttggaggatatattggcacgggtgtttgTCTCGGGCCGGCAAACTATGGCAATATATCGTCCAAACACCGGCTACGGGTTATTTGGATATGTCATAATGAGCTGATGTGTGATTTCGCCTTGCATAGATCATTTTCTCTCACTTGGACACTGTTCAGAAGAGCTAGCCGACTACACAGCTAACGCAATctgaaactgaagctggaaagactgcaaactagctgcgtTTTGTTTGACTGGTTTTTcgattgacatttctttgtatatccataaaaatgcagattcatgattttgactggctgagacAAGCTGTCTGTCATCTcaactcccgacacgttcattattgagggacagctggagatcgaatttcaatGTTTCACATGTCAGAGACAGccaggtttatacaaatctttgctgttgaaaaccaaatgctagTTTGAAAGAAATGGGAGTTTATGTTTAGATGCTTTTTACAgtagatcaagtttataaattgcctgtcagggctgatgagacagtggattgaacGGTGAATAGGCATTTCAGTGTCATAACCTttgccggtggtaacttgtggaataggcaCCGACTGGAACTCAGTTTTAACCAGTaagcatccaggattagacccacctgttgtataaaTACCCACATTCATTATAAGAGGGCTGTACTTGTTTATTATCAATACTATCAGCAGAGATCCAGGCTATTCCTAGAAATCTTCCACACTGCTTTGAAGCAGCTTCAGTGGGTGTTTGATATCCTTCTACAAGCAACTGAACTCAGGACTATCATGTTCCAAAGTCATTTATAACATGATTCTTTGACGCTTGTCTGAGATTCCTATAAAGTTTTTCTTGACTTATGTTCATACTAGTGGTGCTGGGGGCAATACAGTAATTGATATCTCTGCTCTATTTTTATGCTTAGTTGGTTAATTTGTCCCCCTTCTACAGACTCGGGAAACTAGAGAGATCCTACATTTTCACTACACCACCTGGCCTGACTTTGGGGTGCCCGAATCTCCAGCGTCCTTCCTTAACTTCCTGTTCAAGGTGCGGGAGTCTGGGTGCCTCAACTCTGACCAGGGGCCTGTGGTGGTGCACTGCAGCGCAGGCATCGGACGCTCGGGAACCTTCTGTCTTGTCGACACTTGCCTCTTACTGGTCAGTACTGCACTGGGAATCTCATTCGAAATGTCAAACTTTATTCCTCCCACAAGCCGAAATTGTGCAAATGTGCTATTGAGTTGTGCAGACACTCATTTCCAATGGCTTTATGAAGAATCATGACTTCATGTCAAGTAATTGTCAGCTTACCCAATGAAACTTGCTGTGAAATATCTGTTTGCAGATGTCCATGCGCAAGGACCCGTCATCTGTGCACATTCGTGACGTACTGCTGGAGATGCGACGCTATCGGATGGGCTTGATTCAAACACCTGACCAACTCAGATTTTCCTACCTCGCTGTTATTGAAGGTGCCAGGTGCATCATGGGAGACGCATCATTGCAGGTAAGTTGAATCCAACTTTTAGTTGCTGCCATGAACCAAAGTGCTATAGTAGGTCTTGCACGCACATACAAATTGGGTCTCGGGTATCTGTAAAATGTGTTTGCCTTTTGTATATATTTTCAGGAACTGGTTAGCCACAATGTTCTTATACTTGTCCTCTAATGAGTAATTTAAAGTAGGCCAATTGGGTGTTTTATTTTGGAAGCTCTAACGAGATACAGATGTCTCTCCTCATAATGTATGGCGAAAGGTCATATCTTCTCTGTAAAGCCTATTAATGTTTAAATAATACCTGCATCAATCCATAAATGTTTAAGGAGTCGTGGAAAGAGCTCTCCAACGAAGAGGATGTTCCTCCAGAGTTCACACCTCCCCTGCCCCGCCCCCATCCTCCAGGTCTATCTGTCAACGGCACGGTTGAACCCATCTCATTTTTTCCTGAGATTATCGTTGCGCAGAACGATTCCCACACTCGCAGGTAAATAAGGCCCGCTCAATTAGATTTTTAGCAGTCTAGACTTCATACACGCAATATTCAGTGTCACTCTTCATCCTTCTCCCCCTGGAATATCTCTCCCATTGCAGTGCCCCACCAGAGACTGAACTGCGATGGAGGGGTGAAGGTGCTACCGCCCAGTCGCAGTCTTCCACTGTATCCAGTGATCAACCTGATGGCCAGGCGGGAAGCAAAGAACCAGCTCCCAAAGCTCCTACGAAACCCCAACGGCTGCATGAGGCAGAAAAACAACAGGGGCTGAACCAGGACCAGGCAGCGGAGCAGGCAGCAGAAGACCATAGCCCTGAGGCTCTAGGGGCCTGGAACCCCCTGCTGGCCAATGTTTGCCTCTGCACTGCCCTGGCCCTGGGTGCTTATGTCTGTTACCGGGCCTGTTTCCACtgatctcctctaccctcctcccactCTTGCTCCTCCCTTTCTCTTGTCTGTTTTTTTTGCAGGATGAATTAGGCTGGCCAGCCGGCCCTCTGCCTATGGTTTTACTCTGCTGGCTGGGCAAGTGGATTGTTTGGACTTCAGAGAATCGATTGATTCAGACTCACTCGTTTTCTTTCCAAATGTGGAGCAGGGGTGTGGGAAGAAGGGACTGCCCCTTTTTCCTCGTTACCCACCGTAACTCTCATATGAACTGTCAGTTTGGATGCTCAGGGTCTCAATTTTCAGGTATCacatcccaaatacaggtgttgatTTTCAAAACAAATGAGTAAACAAATGTTTCTTTCTAGCCGTCAGTAAATGAAGGTGTTTGTTCCTGTGTTCTGTGAGCTGAATGGTCTACTAGTAGTCTACCCTACTGGGACACATGCACCTTCTATTCAGTTACCAAATAACACGCAAATGTGTTCTTCCGTTTCAGCCTTTGCAAAAAAATGTCCGTTGGCTATTCACCTTTCTCTCCTAAATAGTCCTTTCCTTTGCAGTTCTTTACAATTGTTCTGGAGGAGTTACAGTGCTTGGTTTGTGGCAACCATGCAGTGCCAACGTAATGAATTGCTGCAGAGATGTTAGTGAAAAGAAAACAGACAAACTTGAGATGATGGGGCAGTAATATACCCAGGAGTAAGCTGAGGCTAAGGGGTGGCCACCATCCGAGGGAGGCACTCCTCTCCTTCCACTGGATGAGGGGTGCATTCAGTGGGTTATTTACAGGCCATAGGAGAGCTTCCTACCACTTCCCTCTTTAGGGTCTTTTGGCTAAAGCTACAGGaggcacactgtgtgtgtgcgcaagagTTAACTGTTATCTGAGCTTTCTACTGATGCATGATTTCTATctgctgtcttagtgggaaacATCACAAGCTAATAATAGGTAATATTTAAAATGTATTCTAGATTTTCCTGGTTCTTGACCCTGACCCCCACCATGTATTAATTTCAAACTTTACATTTAAACAGGAGTGTCTAGTTGATGTGCTTTGAATGGAAGTGCTGATCGCATGTATTGAGCTGTTCTTTTTTTGCATCGTTTGAGGTGTTGCGTTCACATTTTAGCccattttttaaaaaaatgtacaaatGTCATTTTTATCTGTCTTCTGCTATAAAGCAGTCTCCAATGATTTCGCAACATTTGTTTAACCCATTTAATATACAGTATCATTCAGGGATGGTGACTTCTTCTAGCAGTCCCCACTCTGGATGAACAATGCAGAGGCTTTTTCATACTAAAGAAACAAACTGGGTGAAATGCATCAGGTGAGCATTGCATCTGAACACAGGAGGTTGCATTAAAATGCCAGCTCAGCCTACTGTATGGAGGCAGctaaccctcctctcccttcGCTAGCAATACAAATACCATCAGCCTTTATTTTCCCAGCCTATGAAAGATAAAACCCATTCTGCCTGTCTGGACAGGGAGCCTGCGATCTCAAACCAACTAACAAACACCAGCACAGGGATTAAAACACTGTAATGATGATCAGTCATGGCCTGGGCCGTCAGTTTTAGTTAACTTTTTGCCACATAGACGTCCTGCACTTGTGAATAAACATGTTTTTCATGAGATTAGTTCAGCTACTAGCATTCAGTTTACCTTAGTGACTCAAAAAGAACTACGTATATCCTGAGTCAAATGGCTGTACCTTTTCTCTAGAATGTATGATATACTACCGATGGACATGCCCTCTTGATACTTAAAAAGAAAAATGTAGATCAGATTTTATTCTGCTGACTTTTTTATGCATTTGCAAGTAATGATGAACCCACAGTACCTTCCTGGGCAGCTTTGTTTGCCCAGATGTTCTTGTTTTTCTGTACTTATGCTCAccaaccattttttttatttttatttttacatccATTGTATTCCTTTTTTAATAAAAACAAATCTACTGCTGATTTTTGTTCTGCTTTTTGAATCTGAGTCATGTTTTAAGATTTTATTTTCATACAGAATTATAAACAAAGGCTGTGGTAATAGTgatgtcagattttttttttggacCTGAAGAGCCATGACGTCATGGTTTGACCTCAtatttttccagagttcccagttttcTTGAACGTACCATCAATTTTTTGTATGAGATTGAATGATCATATTTATGTCACTAATGAAAAGAGCATTACAATAGTTGGTTTCATGACAACTGTGAACTCGGAAAAATACCAGGTCAAattatgacgtcagtgatcttcaggtcgccAAGTCGTAGCTGGAATTCAGGTTTGGATGACCGTTAcaaattattttttttcattcagagctgttttttccgagttcccagttgttttaaaCGTGGCAAATGTCCCACCTCAAAATGGCAATTGAAGCTAGGCTCAGCCATGCCAGTCATGCAAAGGGAGCAGATTGAGTGTAACATCTTCTGTGCATATCAGACATCTCTGAGCTGCTGCTTCTCCCATGAAGACCACGATGTCCCAATAGACTTGATAGGGTGAGAACCCTCTACCCCAGACGTTAATTAAGCAGCTGAATCCGTAACGTACAGCGGTATGACCAGTTGCATGACATCTGTGAACTAATTCTGACTTAAACTGATCATGTATATGTCTCATGCTTCGTAAAGAACAGATATAGATATAAAAGACGCTACATAGCCAATCTGTCTGCAGTGGCCGTACATCATTTACTGCGGTGCGGCCTCCACAGAAGTCAGAGCAAGCATACTTTTTGCGCTTCGTGGAGCAGAGCTGTTAAGGAATTGAGTTTGTTTTTATACATGACCTCCCGCCCTCACctactgtcaaccaatcatgtcaatgcggaacTATATGGAGATCTCGGCATTGTTACGAAATTTGAGAGGCGCACGGCAATGCCGTATGGTGTTTGAGTTAGTTGGCCTCTGCTGACTCCGCGATTGGGTCACACCCGCGATACGAAGCCTCTGATGACATTTTCAGATCAAGCGTAAATTGGCTttaacagtgaaacgcttacttatggGTCATTTTCTAGCAATGCAGAATTAAAGAACTTGACCATTGACATGTAAAGCTGACCTGACAAAATAGATTCCATTTTCATTGACAAAGAAATGTTCTAATTTTATCTGTATTATTCACCGTGATTAACTTGATAGGCTGTGTCTATATTCCATACTGTGCAAGACCAGTGTTTTGAAGTTGCCACAAGGGGGCTCTTCAGAACACACAAACAGCTCAGGTTTCAACATAAGCATACAAGTCAAGAGGTTTCTTTTTGTCATCATACAACTTTGACTCACATCCCTGGGCacatagtgtacagtataaaccatACGTTCCTGTTTTCTGTAACTACTCATCAATAATTATGTCTGTATCCATATATGTATCCTTTTTTATTAAACCACTGTTATGGATCTGACTCATGTTCAGAATCTTATTCTCAGGCTGCACTCTGAACAGATAACATTGTGTCAACAATtagtttttctgtatttttcccTTTCCATTAGGATACATATTGGCAAAGCAATTTTATTTGTACAAGGATGCATCTACAATTATTAGATTGCATTAAAttggcttttcaaatcaaatgttatttgtcacgtgctttgTAAATAACAGGGGTAGActaacgtgaaatgcttacttgcgggcccttcccaacaatgcggagagaaagaaaatagagaagtaATAGCACGTAATAATAACTACAcagtgagtaacgataacttggctatatacatggggtaccagtaccgagtccatgtgcaggggtacgaggtaattgaggtagatatgtactgtacatataactaggaataaagtgactaggcaacaggatagataaacaGTAGCAGCTGTGTATGTGATGTCACAAAAAGGTTTGTACAAAAAATAATCACTGCAGATattctgggtagctatttggttaactatttaactgactgtttagaagtcttatggctcggggtagaagctgtttagcatcctgttggttccagacttggtgcatcagtaccgcttgccatgcggtagtagagaaaacagtctatgactgggtggctggagttttagaacatttttaggtccttcctctgacacctcctggcATAGAGGTCatcgatggcagggagctcggccccagtgatgtactgagccatacacactaccctctgtagcgccttgcggtcggatgctaaGCAGTTGCAAAACCaagtagtgatgcagtcagtcaagatgctctcaatggtgcagctgtaaaactttttgaggatctcagggccCATgaaaaatcttttca
The window above is part of the Salmo salar chromosome ssa15, Ssal_v3.1, whole genome shotgun sequence genome. Proteins encoded here:
- the LOC106572479 gene encoding tyrosine-protein phosphatase non-receptor type 1, producing the protein MEAEFRGIDEPGSWNAIYQEIRQQSSELPCKLAKLPENKTRNRYRDVSPFDHSRIRLQLGTNDYINASLISVEEARRCYILTQGPLPNTCGHFWEMVWEQRTMGVVMLNRVIEKGSVKCAQYWPPREVREAVFEDTNFKLTLLSEDIKSYYTVRQLELENLSTRETREILHFHYTTWPDFGVPESPASFLNFLFKVRESGCLNSDQGPVVVHCSAGIGRSGTFCLVDTCLLLMSMRKDPSSVHIRDVLLEMRRYRMGLIQTPDQLRFSYLAVIEGARCIMGDASLQESWKELSNEEDVPPEFTPPLPRPHPPGLSVNGTVEPISFFPEIIVAQNDSHTRSAPPETELRWRGEGATAQSQSSTVSSDQPDGQAGSKEPAPKAPTKPQRLHEAEKQQGLNQDQAAEQAAEDHSPEALGAWNPLLANVCLCTALALGAYVCYRACFH